A region from the Desertibacillus haloalkaliphilus genome encodes:
- the cls gene encoding cardiolipin synthase translates to MDILTIFLAILFLLNFVFASIIIFIERKDATSTWAWLMVLYFIPLAGFIFYLIFGQNYSRKRLFDWDDIQKIGIESQISEQMNSIRDPNFTFKDPNVDEYRDLIFMQLTNNGAVLSKENDIDIFIDGNEKFDTLLEDIENAEDHIHLQSYIMRNDNLGQKIISALVKKAKEGVKVRVLYDDMGSRKLSRKDFRQLMDAGGEVGVFFPSAIPYINLRLNFRNHRKLIIIDGHMGYIGGFNIGDEYLGLNEKFGYWRDTHLRIKGPAIDTMQTRFILDWNQASKSNYIKYERRYFPTKKIRGDAAVQVVSSGPDSEWEQVKNGYLKMIASAKESIYIQTPYFIPDASILDTLRVAALSGKDVRIMIPNKPDHMFVYWATFSYIGELLKTGAKVYIYDNGFIHAKTIVVDGKISSVGTANIDMRSFKLNFEVNAFIYHKPTSRRLKQIFQNDMERSTEVTLRSYQHRPRRIRFKESISRLLSPIL, encoded by the coding sequence ATGGATATTTTAACGATTTTTTTAGCTATATTATTTCTATTAAATTTTGTGTTTGCTAGTATCATTATTTTTATAGAGCGGAAGGATGCTACATCAACGTGGGCATGGTTAATGGTCTTATACTTTATACCGCTTGCTGGTTTTATCTTTTATCTCATTTTTGGTCAAAATTACAGCCGTAAACGCCTATTTGATTGGGATGATATTCAAAAAATCGGGATCGAAAGCCAGATTTCTGAACAGATGAACAGTATTCGTGATCCGAACTTTACGTTCAAAGATCCGAATGTTGATGAGTATCGTGATTTAATATTTATGCAATTAACAAACAATGGTGCTGTACTGTCAAAGGAAAATGATATCGACATCTTCATTGATGGTAATGAAAAGTTCGATACTCTTTTAGAGGATATTGAAAATGCAGAGGATCATATTCACCTCCAATCGTACATCATGCGTAACGATAATTTAGGTCAAAAGATCATCTCAGCCTTGGTTAAAAAGGCTAAAGAAGGAGTAAAAGTTCGGGTGCTGTATGATGATATGGGTTCACGTAAATTATCTCGAAAGGACTTTCGCCAGTTAATGGATGCAGGTGGTGAAGTCGGTGTCTTTTTTCCATCTGCGATTCCATATATTAACTTAAGATTAAATTTTAGAAACCACAGAAAGTTGATCATTATTGATGGCCATATGGGATATATCGGTGGCTTCAATATTGGTGATGAATACCTTGGACTGAACGAGAAGTTCGGCTACTGGCGTGATACTCATTTGCGCATAAAAGGGCCTGCGATCGATACGATGCAAACGCGTTTTATTCTGGATTGGAATCAAGCGTCAAAGAGCAATTATATTAAGTATGAACGTCGTTATTTTCCAACGAAAAAAATACGTGGAGATGCAGCTGTACAGGTTGTATCGAGTGGTCCAGATTCAGAGTGGGAGCAAGTGAAAAATGGGTACTTAAAAATGATTGCTTCTGCGAAAGAATCCATATACATTCAAACCCCATATTTTATTCCTGATGCTAGTATTCTTGATACGTTGCGTGTAGCTGCTCTTTCTGGAAAAGATGTGCGAATTATGATTCCTAATAAGCCCGATCATATGTTTGTGTATTGGGCAACCTTTTCGTACATTGGTGAGCTCCTCAAAACAGGCGCGAAAGTCTACATTTATGACAATGGGTTCATTCATGCGAAAACCATTGTCGTCGATGGCAAAATCAGTTCAGTCGGAACAGCAAACATTGATATGCGTAGTTTTAAGTTAAATTTTGAAGTCAATGCATTTATTTATCACAAACCGACATCTAGACGATTGAAGCAAATATTTCAAAATGATATGGAGCGATCAACAGAAGTCACGCTTCGTTCATACCAACATCGACCGCGTCGCATTCGCTTTAAAGAATCGATCTCAAGGTTATTGTCACCGATTCTTTAA
- a CDS encoding DHH family phosphoesterase, whose product MYRLYSHNDLDGVGCGVVAKIAFSEQVDVRYNSVSGLDVQVGRFLDKGRKDDVVFITDLSVNEDNERRIDTYVQDGGNIQLIDHHKTALHFNEYDWGSVQVEYEDGRLASATSLFYDHLIETNQLEPTPTLDQFVELVRQYDTWEWDKNENIKAKRLNDLFFLLSIDEFEERMIDRIKNTQEFSFDEFETKLLDLEEGKIERYVRKKRRELVQTFIGDYCVGIVHAESYHSELGNELGKANDHLDYIAIVSVGGKRMSLRTVHDEVDVSQIAGQFGGGGHAKASGCSLTEEAYKCYVAEPFAIEPLRIDAFRNRYNLKEAKQGCLYDNQQEDEFFIYPMAEDEWTIDYNDDQIEKSFSSFAEAERYIKRNYAASLVRDEIFIQFLKDHVMRQKVLAHQ is encoded by the coding sequence ATGTATCGTTTATATTCGCATAATGATTTAGATGGCGTTGGCTGTGGGGTTGTTGCCAAAATAGCATTTTCTGAGCAGGTGGATGTCCGGTATAACTCTGTCTCAGGATTAGATGTTCAAGTTGGCCGTTTTTTGGACAAAGGTCGAAAGGATGATGTTGTATTTATCACTGACTTATCGGTTAATGAGGACAATGAACGACGGATTGACACCTATGTACAGGATGGAGGGAACATCCAGTTAATCGATCACCACAAAACAGCTCTGCACTTTAACGAATATGATTGGGGTTCGGTTCAAGTTGAGTATGAAGACGGACGATTAGCCTCAGCTACGTCTCTTTTTTACGACCATTTAATTGAGACGAATCAGCTTGAACCAACTCCTACTCTCGACCAATTTGTAGAACTTGTTCGTCAATATGATACGTGGGAATGGGACAAGAATGAAAACATAAAAGCAAAACGATTGAATGACCTTTTTTTCTTGCTTTCCATAGATGAATTCGAGGAACGTATGATTGATCGAATAAAAAACACTCAAGAATTTTCGTTTGATGAGTTTGAAACAAAGTTATTAGATTTAGAAGAAGGTAAAATCGAGCGATATGTCCGCAAAAAGAGAAGAGAGTTGGTTCAAACATTTATCGGCGATTATTGTGTTGGGATTGTTCATGCAGAATCATATCACTCAGAATTAGGGAATGAATTAGGTAAAGCCAATGATCATCTCGATTACATTGCAATCGTTAGTGTTGGTGGGAAACGGATGAGCCTTCGTACCGTGCATGACGAGGTTGATGTATCACAAATTGCCGGTCAGTTTGGTGGCGGTGGCCATGCTAAAGCGTCTGGTTGCTCTTTGACAGAAGAAGCTTATAAATGCTATGTTGCTGAACCATTTGCGATTGAACCACTTCGTATTGATGCATTTAGAAACCGGTATAACTTGAAGGAGGCGAAACAAGGTTGTTTATACGACAATCAGCAAGAAGATGAGTTTTTTATTTATCCCATGGCTGAAGATGAGTGGACCATTGATTATAATGATGATCAAATTGAGAAGTCATTTTCTTCGTTTGCAGAAGCAGAGCGATATATTAAAAGAAATTATGCAGCCTCTTTAGTTCGAGATGAGATTTTTATTCAATTTTTAAAGGATCATGTGATGAGACAGAAAGTGTTAGCTCACCAATAA
- a CDS encoding 2-hydroxyacid dehydrogenase → MKPKVLAYMRVDDRVIEDLKEDFDVTTFSNEEYLDDPTFTKALQETEGIIGLALQVTKQLLDKAPKLKIVSNVSVGHDNLDLEELTKRNIMATNTPGVLDDTTADAVFGLMLSSARRISELDHHVKSGKWNISLQPDQYGIDVHHKTLGIIGMGSIGQAIAKRANLGFDMNILYHNRTRNKQAEEMYDATYCEKDDLLQQSDFVCLMVPATPETHHMISEREFKLMKPSAIFINGSRGSNVDEMALYHALKNKEIRAAGIDVFQQEPTDPSNPLLSLENIVTTPHIGSSTTECEYNMSKLAAENIKKGLRNEKPPTLLNESVLKNG, encoded by the coding sequence ATGAAGCCAAAAGTTCTAGCTTATATGCGCGTGGATGACCGCGTCATTGAAGATTTAAAAGAGGATTTCGATGTCACAACCTTTAGCAACGAAGAATACTTAGATGATCCGACATTTACTAAAGCCTTACAAGAAACAGAGGGGATCATTGGATTAGCTTTGCAGGTGACAAAGCAATTATTAGACAAAGCTCCAAAACTTAAAATTGTATCGAACGTTTCTGTTGGTCATGACAACCTCGATCTTGAAGAACTAACAAAACGAAATATTATGGCAACCAATACGCCAGGGGTGTTAGATGACACGACAGCGGATGCCGTTTTTGGACTTATGCTTTCTTCCGCCCGCAGGATTTCAGAGCTTGATCACCACGTAAAATCAGGAAAATGGAATATCTCCCTACAACCTGATCAATATGGGATTGATGTTCATCATAAAACTTTAGGCATCATCGGTATGGGAAGCATCGGTCAAGCGATTGCAAAGCGTGCCAACCTCGGCTTTGATATGAACATTCTTTACCATAACCGCACGAGAAACAAACAAGCAGAAGAAATGTATGATGCAACGTATTGCGAAAAAGATGACCTGTTACAGCAATCCGATTTCGTTTGCTTAATGGTTCCAGCTACACCTGAAACCCACCATATGATTAGTGAACGAGAATTCAAGTTAATGAAGCCTTCTGCCATTTTTATAAATGGTTCTAGGGGAAGTAATGTCGATGAGATGGCCTTGTATCACGCCCTAAAAAATAAAGAAATCCGTGCTGCCGGAATTGATGTGTTTCAGCAGGAGCCAACCGACCCAAGCAATCCATTGTTATCATTGGAGAACATCGTTACAACGCCACATATTGGTTCCTCCACAACTGAATGTGAATATAACATGTCAAAATTAGCAGCCGAAAACATCAAAAAAGGCTTACGTAACGAAAAACCACCAACCTTACTAAACGAGAGCGTTTTGAAAAATGGGTAG
- a CDS encoding YbjQ family protein, producing the protein MLLVTTENVPGRKTIEPLGVVKGNTVQAKHLGKDIIGGLRNLVGGRMREYEEMFLESREYAEKQMIEEAKKLGADAVVCVRYTSSSIMEGSSEVLVYGTAVRLSD; encoded by the coding sequence ATGTTGCTTGTGACAACAGAAAACGTCCCAGGTCGAAAAACAATCGAACCATTAGGAGTGGTAAAGGGTAACACAGTGCAAGCCAAGCACCTAGGCAAAGATATCATCGGAGGACTTCGCAATTTAGTTGGGGGCAGAATGCGAGAATATGAAGAAATGTTCTTGGAGTCACGTGAGTATGCGGAAAAACAGATGATAGAGGAAGCGAAGAAACTCGGAGCAGATGCTGTTGTTTGTGTAAGATACACGTCGTCATCGATTATGGAGGGTTCTTCAGAAGTATTAGTTTATGGTACTGCCGTTCGTCTAAGTGATTGA
- a CDS encoding TVP38/TMEM64 family protein: MLRQEDLTSLQNLLSDHSYLLLVVTFLVMIVQNLATFVPLLIVVTINITFFGFVFGYLWSVFTSVIGACLCFWLARYLFQEWFLQKVNQQILDKMEGNAFLYIFISRNVLFVPTSVINIAAGVSSIKFHSYFYGTLLGNSLYLLVLSFIPLGLMNLEIQTVVYGFLLVVLVLVPIFYWRGKKRGKQQTARVRR, encoded by the coding sequence ATGTTACGTCAAGAAGATCTAACTTCACTACAAAATCTTTTATCCGATCATTCCTATCTATTGTTAGTGGTCACATTTCTAGTAATGATCGTTCAAAACCTCGCGACGTTTGTTCCACTTTTGATTGTTGTTACTATAAACATCACGTTTTTTGGTTTTGTGTTCGGTTATCTTTGGAGTGTTTTTACGAGTGTGATCGGTGCATGTCTTTGTTTTTGGTTAGCACGCTACTTGTTTCAAGAATGGTTTTTGCAAAAGGTTAATCAACAAATACTAGACAAAATGGAAGGGAATGCTTTTCTTTATATATTTATTTCGAGAAATGTATTGTTTGTTCCGACAAGTGTCATCAATATCGCGGCAGGTGTCAGTTCCATCAAATTCCATTCGTATTTTTACGGAACACTTTTAGGGAATTCATTGTATTTATTAGTATTGTCATTTATACCACTAGGGTTAATGAACCTAGAAATTCAAACTGTCGTGTATGGTTTTTTATTAGTCGTGCTAGTACTTGTTCCAATATTTTATTGGAGAGGAAAAAAGAGGGGAAAGCAGCAAACAGCGCGCGTTAGACGTTAA